The sequence GCGCTGGCGAAGCGTCTGGATCCCGCCGAGGTCACCCGAGCGCTGGACGAGATCCAGCGGCTCGACCAGGAACGCCGCGCCCTGATCACGGAGATCGACGCCGAGCGGCAGCGCCGCAAGGCCGAGGCCCGGGCGTACGCGCAGGCGAAGCGGGCCGGCGAGGAGCCGCAGGCCGCCACGCCGGAGGCGGAGCGTAAGCAGCTCTCCGAGCTGGAGTCCCAGCTCGACGAGGTGCAGGCCCGGCTGCGCGACGCGATGAGTGAGCTGCCCAACCTGCCCAGCGACGACGTCGTGGCCGGCGGCAAGGAAGCCAACCGGGTGGTGAAGACCTTCGGTGAGCCGCCGGTGATCGAGAAGGTCCGCGACCACGTGGAGCTGAGCCGCGCGTTGGGCCTTGTCGACTACGAGCGCGGGGTCAAGCTCGGTGGGTCCGGTTTCTGGATGTACACCGGGGTCGGCGCCCGGCTGGAGTGGGCGCTGCTCAACTACTTCGTCGACCAGCACATCAAGGCCGGTTACGAGTTCCTGCTCCCGCCGCACCTGCTGTTGGATTCGGCCGGCTTCGCCGCCGGGCAGTTCCCCAAGTTCTACGACGACGTCTACCACCTGGACTCGGCGTCCGCCCCGCGTGGCCAGTTCCTGCTGCCCACGTCGGAGACGGCGATCCTCGGCGCGTACCAGGACGAGATCCTGGAGACCCCGAAGCTGCCGCTGAAGGCGTTCGCGTACACCCCGTGCTACCGGCGGGAGTCGGCCGGTTCGCACTCGGACGAGCGCGGCACGGTGCGGGGGCACCAGTTCAACAAGGTGGAGATCTTCCAGTTCACCCTGCCGGAGCAGGCCGACGCGGCGCTGGAGGAGATGCTCGCTCACGCCGAGAGCCTGGTCGAGGGGCTGGGTCTGCACTACCAGCGCACGCTGCTCTCGGCCGGTGACGCCAGCGCCTCGATGAAGAAGACCCTCGACATCGAGGTGTGGATGCCGAGCACCGGCAAGTACAAGGAGGTGTCGTCGGTCTCCTGGGCCGGCGACTACCAGGCTCGCCGGGCGGCCATCCGTTACCGCGAGCCGGGCGGCAAGCAGACGCGCTTCGTGCACACCCTCAACGGGTCGGCGCTGGCCACCAGCCGGCTTTTCCCGGCCATCCTGGAGCAGTACCAGCAGGCCGACGGCAGTGTTCTGATCCCCAAGGTCCTCCAGGACCGCCTAGGCACCGACCGCCTGACCCCCCGCTAGCCCGGACCCCTCCTCACCCCGTCGATCTTGCAGTTTCGGTCTCCGTAATGCAGGGTTCCGCGGTTTTTGTCGCGACAGGAACTGCAAGATCGCGGGGGTGGGAGCGGCGCCTGGTGAGGGCTGCCGCCAGCAGGAGAGCCGCCAGGGCGGCCACGAGCAGGGCCGGGCCGATGGTGTCGAGGGCGTTGGCCAGGGCGTGCTGCACCTGAGATGCCGCTTGGATGACCGGGTCTCCGAGCGCGTCGCGGCGGCCGGCGGCCAGGCGTAGCTCGTACCAGCCGTACCAGGCGACGTAGCCGCCGGCGAGCAGCAGCACCAGGCCACTGAGGCGGGGCACCAGCGCGCCGGCGACGCGCAGCCGGGCCACCAGGCCGTCGCGCAGCAGCGCCACCCCGAGCGCGGCGACCGCGACCACCAGACCCATCCCGAGGGCGTACGCGCCGAACAGCGCCAACCCCTGGCCGGTCGAGCCGGCCTGGAGGCTGGTCACCACGATGGCCAGAAACGGCGCGATGGCGCAGCCGAGCGACGCCAGCGCGTACGCCGCGCCGAACAGCGCCATCGACGGCCAGGACCGGGTCAGCCGGGGCGCCCGGGCGGACCAGCCGGGGGCGGGCAGCCGCCGGCCGGCGAGCAGCCAGCAGCCGGCCAGGACCAGCAGCACGCCGAGCGCCACTGTCAGCCACGGCAGCCGGGGCCGCAGCCAGCCGGCCAGCGGCGCGAGCGCCAGGCCGAACGCGCCGAACACCAGCACGTACCCCACTGTCAGCCCGGCCGCCGCGGTGAGCGCGCGGCCGACCGCGCCGCGGGTGTCCGACCCGGCGACCAACAGCGAGAGGTACGCGGGCAGCAACGCGAAGCCGCACGGGTTGACAGCGCCGAGCATGCCGGCGGTCAGCGCGAGCAGCAGTGTGGCGGTCACGCCCCGGCCAGTGCGGCAACCTTGGCGGTGAGCGCCTCACCGTCCAGGAAGCCCTGGTGGACGATCGTGCCGCTCCGGTCGATGATCACGAAGATGCTCTGCTCGGTCACCTTGAACCGCTTCCAGAGCGCGCCCTTGCCGTCCTCGATCTGCGGCGTCGCGCCGAGGTCGAACTCGGTGACGAACTCCTTCATGGCCTTCCGCTCGCCCAGCCCGGCGACGCCGACGATCGGCACTGTGTCCCGGTACCGGGGTGCGATCTCGGCCACGGTCCAGGCCTGGCTGGCGCAGGTGGCGCACCACGGCGCCCAGAACCACAGCACCACCGGTTTGCCGGCGAGCTGCGCCGCGTCGAACGCGGCCCCGCCGAGGGTGGTCCCGGTGAAGCGCAGCACGTCCGGGACCTGCGCCGCGGGTGGCCCGCTGGTCGCCGCGCCCGGCGGGGCGGTCGGGGTGGGCGGGGCGCCCGTCGGGGCCGAGGCCGATCCGGCGGCGGCGGGCCCACCCGGCGCGGTGCCGGTGCAGGCGGCAGTGCCGAGCAGGGCCACCACGAGCGCCCCGGCGGTGGCGGCCCTGCGCAGTCGCCCGACCCCTGTCCACGCCATGCCGATCCGCATCCGCTTCTCCGTTCCGGTCCGGAAGGGACCCTTGCTGGGCCTGAGGCTTCGCTATTCGGCCTTGGCGAGTCGGAGAGCCAGCTCGGGGCAGACCTTGACCGCCTTCAGCGCGCCCTCCCGCAGCCAGGTCGGCACGGGGGTGGCCGGGAAGGCGGGGTATCCGTTCGCGTCGAGCCGGATGAAGTCCGGTACGACGTGCGCGCACAGGCCGTGTCCGTCGCAGCGGGACCAGTCCAGGGTGAGCTTCTGCGGGTTCGCGTCGGGTGCGCCCGGCAGCCCCATCACGCCCTTGACCCGTCGGCCGCAGCCGTCGCCGGTGCTGTGCAGCCGCAGGTCCTCGGCGAAGACCTCGATAGCGGAGAGCGCGAACCGGGCGGTGCCGTCCGGGTGGCTGCACGCGCCCCGGCCCTTCACCTCGCCGGCGGCGGCGCGCACCACGTCCGCCGGTTGGCTGCCGGCGACGGCCAGGTCGACAGCGCGGGCCAGGTCCGGGAGGCCCATCTTGCACGGCCCGCACTGGCCGGCGGACTCACCGGCCAGGTAGCGCACCACCTGGGCGGCCTCACCGAGCGGGCAGGTGTCGACACCGAGCGGGACGATGATGCCCGCGCCGAGGGTGCCGCCGACCGCGGCCAGGCCCTTGCGGGAGACCTCGGCCTTCTCCGCCGCCTCCGGGGTGATCCACTTGCCGTGGTAGCCGCCCATCAGGATGCCCTGGACGTCCGGCACCTCGCACAGGTCGAGGACGTCGCGCAGCGGCATGCCGGCGGTGCACTCCACCACCGCCGGTCGGCCCGCCGCGCCGGTCACTGTGAGCAGCACGGTGCCCGGCTCGTCGTCGGTGCCCAGCGCCGCGTACTCGTACGGGCCCAGTCGGGCGCCGATGGCGAGCTGGGCGAACGTCTCGGCGTTGGACAGCAGGGTGGGCAGGCCGCTGACCCCGGAGTCGCTGGAGCGCTTCTTGGTGCCCGGCGGGATGTGCGGCAGCCCGTTGATCCCGTTGACCAGTGCGCCGCCCTCGCCGGAGATGAACCGGTGCGGCACTGTGACGATTGTCGTCTGCACCGGCATCCGGCGCTCTTCGAGGGCGTCCATCAGCGAGTCCCGGCCGACCCCGTCGTCCGCCACGCCGATCACGATCTCGTCGGCGTCCAGCGCGTACGCGGCCAGCGCCGCCCCGTCCAGAATCAGGTGCGGGGCGCGGGTCAGCAGCACCTTGTCCTTCCAGCTGGCCGGCTCCCCCTCGGTGGCATTGACCACCACCACGGCGGCGAGGTCCTGCCGCTCGCAGGACTCCAGCACCGCGCGCAGTTTGCGGGCGAACGGGAAACCCGCACCGCCCTTGCCCTTGAGCTGCATGCCCTCGGCGAGCTGGAGCAGTTGTGCGGGCTCCATCGGGCCGATGGGTCCGTGCACCTCCTCGTGCGCGAGCAGGTCGAGCCGGCCGTACTCGGCGAAGCCAGCGGTGAGCCGGGGTTCGCCCACACAGGCGACCGGTGGCACGGCGGTCCGCATCACTTCGCCTCACCCCGCAGCCCGGCCCAGTACGCCCCGTCCACCGCGTCGGCGCTGGCCTTGCGGCGCTTGGACTTGCCCTCGCCGGCTGCCCGGCGGGCACGGCGGGACGCCAGGTCGACAAGGGTCGGGGTGTCGTCGACGGGTGGTGCCACCTCGTCCGGCATGTACCGGGCCGGCGGGCGCCAGTAGTCCGGCTCCTCGGGCAGGTCGTCCTCGACGCTGTGCCGGCCGCTGCCGCTGCGTGGCGCCGACGAGATGGGGCTGCTGGAGACCGGGCCGGCCGAGATCGGCTCGACGGAGATCGGGCCGGCGGAGATGGGCTCGGCGGCCTGCCACCGGCGCGGGCTGTCCCACGGCTCCTCGGCCTCGTCCAGTGTCGACTGCGGCGGCGCCGAGTAACGGCTGCCGTCGTCCTCACTGCGGGACCGGCGACGGGACCGCTCAGCGGTGGCCTCGTCGGCGCGTCGCCGGCCGGTCGGCACGTCCTCGTCGCGGGTGCGGGAGCCGCGCCGCCGGGTCACCGGCTCCAACTCCTCCTCGTCGCGTCGGAACGTGCCGGTGTCCTCCACGCTGCGGCGAGCCGATCGGCTGGTAGTGGTCTCCTCGGCCCGCCGGCTGCGCGAGGACCGTTCGGTGTCGCGGCGGGCCGCCGGCTCCTCCTCCCGCCGACGCCGGCTCGGCCGGGTCGGCTCGACGAGGGAACCGGGCTCGGGCACCACCGGGACGGTGAACCGTTCCGGGTCACGTCGTGCGGCCGGCGCGGCCCAGGTGGCGGTGGTGGTCTCGGCCCAGGCGGGACGCTTGTCCGCGGCCTTACTGCGCCGACCCAACCCCGCCAGCAGCGATCGGGCGGTCTTCGCCTCCTCGGCCCGGCCGACCATCACCGCGTTGCGCACCGCTGCCTGGTGCTGCTCGCGGCTGCGCCGACCGATGGTTACCGAGAACCGGACCAGCAGGGCAAGCACCACCAGCAACATGCAGCCGAGGTAGCTGAACATCACCCAGGGCGCTGCGGCCCGACCGGCGTTGAGGCCGTGAAAGACAGCGAACGGCCAGGCCAGGTACGCGGTGGAGTGCAGGGCCCGCCACAGCCACTTCGGACCGACGTCGGCGAAGCGGGCCCGGATGATGCCGGTCCAGATCACGCTGACCATCAGCAGCGCGGCCACAGTGCCGAGCCCGATGTAGAGCCCACGGCCGCCGACGAACGGCACCAGCGCGTCGGTCGCCGCCGCCCGCCCGGTGGCGATCTTGGTGAGGACGTGGAAGCCGAGCCCGGCCACGCCCAGCACGCCGGTGGCCCGGTGCGCCGACTGCATCAGCACCCGGTGCGGGATGCGCAGCACCAGCCGGTCGGTGGCGAGCAGACCGAGCATCACTGTGAGGCTCAACGCCACCAGGGAGATGACCCCGGCGAAGAACTCGGTGAAGAAGAAGCCGTAGGCGTACGCCGTCTGGCCGGCGCCGGTCAGCATGATCGCCGCCCAGAGCGCGGTGAGCAGCGACGCGATCAGCAGGGCGCTCGCCGACCTCGACGGGGTACGCACCCCCCGACTGCTGGCGCTGGTCCGGACCGTCGCCGCCTTCTTGTCCTGCTGTGCCCGGGCCATCTGCTCCTCGATCGTCTCGCGGCGGCGTACCACCGGCCGACCCCTGCTCCCCCATCCAGTACGGACCGGCGGGGCGCGCGGATCACCCGCCGACGAAAATTTCTGGGCCGGAATCGAACCGAGGGGCGCGGCCGTGCGTTGTACCCGCTCCCACCCACCGATCTGGACAGTGACAAGCGTCCATGCATTGACAGTGGCTGCAACACGCTTGTAACCTTTCAGCAAATTTCAGCCAGGCTTGCAAGATTCCGGCAACCTGGCTCTCCCCCACCGCACCACCACCCCCCGCTCCCGTCAGGAGTCCCCATGCACCGACGTCGACGCGGCACGGCGCTCCTCGCCCTCGGCCTGATCGCCAGCCTGCTCGTCCCCGCCACCGTGACGGCACCCCCGGCCGTCGCCGCCCCGTCCGGCGGCAAGAAGGTCATCGTCCAGCTCTTCGAGTGGAACTGGCCCTCGGTGGCCAGTGAGTGCCAGAGCACCCTCGGCCCGAAGGGTTACGGCTACGTGCAGGTCTCGCCCCCGCAGGAGCACGTGCGGGGCAACCAGTGGTGGCTGGCGTACCAGCCGGTCAGCTATCGGATCGAGTCCCGCAAGGGCACCCGGGCGCAGTTCCAGTCGATGGTGAACACCTGCCACGCGGCCGGGGTCAAGGTGATCGTCGACGCCGTCATCAACCACATGTCCGGTCAGGACAACGGCGGCACCGGCTGGGCCAGCTCGTCCTACTCGCACTACGACTACCCGGGCATCTACCAGACCCAGGACTTCCACCACTGCGGGCGCAACGGCGGCGACGACATCGCCAACTACAACGACCGGTACGAGGTGCAGAACTGCGAACTGGTCAACCTCTCGGACCTGAAGACCGAGTCGGACTACGTGCGCACGAAGATCGCCGCGTACCTCAACGACCTGCTCTCGCTCGGCGTCGACGGCTTCCGGCTGGACGCCAGCAAGCACATGCCGGCCGCCGACATCGCGGCCATCAGGGGCAAGCTGTCCCGCTCCGCGTACCTCGTGCAGGAGGTCATCTACGGCGCCGGCGAGCCGGTCCAGCCGACCGAGTACACCGGCAACGGTGACGTGCACGAGTTCCGCTACGGCAAGGACCTAGCCCGGGTGTTCCGCTCCGAGCGGTTGGCGTACCTGCGCAACTTCGGCGAGGGCTGGGGGCACCTACCCACCGGCCCGGCCTCGGTGTTCGTCGACAACCACGACACCCAGCGCGACTCCGGCGGGGTGCTGACCTACCGCGACCGGGGCATCTACGCGCTGGCGAACGCCTTCATGCTGGCCTGGCCGTACGGCTCCCCGACCGTCATGTCCAGCTACACCTTCAGCAACCGGGACGCCGGCCCACCGTCGGACGGTGCCAACAAGACGCTCAACACCACCTGCTACTCCGGCTGGGAGTGCGAACACCGCTGGCCGGTGATCGCCAACATGGTCGGCTTCCGTAACGCCACCGAGGGCGCCGGCGTGGCCAACTGGTACGACAACGGCAACAACCACATCGCGTTCAGCCGCAGCGGCAAGGGCTTCCTCACCGTCAACGACGAGGACGCCGCGGTGAACGGCCGCTCCTACTACACGGGGCTGCCCGCCGGCCGATACTGCGACGTCATCCACGGCACGTACGCGGGCGGCACGTGCAGCGGTCCAGTGATCACGGTGGACGGTAGCGGCTGGTTCGCGGCCAACGTGCCGGCGCACGACGCCGTGGCCATCCACATCGGCGCACGAATCTGATTTCGAGCGGGGCCTCCGGACGGCGGGTCTCGCCGAACCGGGGGCCCCGAAGCGTTCGCCACCATAGAGTGGTTTCGTGCCGTTTGACCGAAAGACTCCGTACCGTCGTCGCGGCGTCTGGGTGGCCGCCGCGATCGGCGTACCCGCGCTGCTGGTGACCGCGCTGCTGGTCGGCCAGGCCCTCACCCCCAGCTCGACGGCCCCCGACGACCGCAACGCGGTGGCAGCCGACCCGACACCGAGCAGTGTGGAGCAGAGCCCGGAGGAGTCGATCCCCCCGGCCGCGCCCGCCCCGGACGGGCTGCCGGTTGTCGACTACGACCCCGCACCCGGCGGATTCCCCGCCGACCCGAACGCCATGGACGTCACGCCGCTGACCGACGGCGCCCACCCGACCCGACGGATCGCCGCGTACGACGCGCCCGGCGGTCGGCCACGAGCCTTCCTCGAACCGACAATCCGCGGTGTCGAGCTGACCATGCCGATCGCCCAGCGGCGTGCCGGCTGGACCGCCGTCCTGCTGCCCTCGGCCAACCGCCGGCTCGCCTGGCTGCCGCCCGGCGGGTTCGAGACGGTGCCGCTGCGCGACCAGATCGTTGTGGAACGCAAGGTCCACCGGCTCACCTGGTACCGGGCCGGCAAGGCGGTGCGCTCCTGGGAGGTCAGCCTCGGCCAGTCGGGGCAGGAGACTCCACTCGGGCGAACCTTCATCCTGGGCCGCACCCCACCGCCGGAGGAGGTCTACGGCGGGGTGGACATCTACGCCCTCGGTTCGGTGCCCGACGACCCGGAGTCGGTGCCGTCCGGGCTGCGCGGCGCGCACATCGGGGTGCACACCTGGCTCCACGACGACGAGCTGGGCGAGAACACCACAAACGGCTGTATCCGGCTGACCCGCAGCGGTCAGCGGGAACTACTCGCCGAGGTACGTCCCGGCAGCAGCGTCGTCGTGGTCGACGAACTGGCCGCCCCACCGCCGACCGCCTGAGCGCCGGCACAGACTGTCACTCGCCGAGCAGCCAGCCGTTCTGCTCGGCGACCCGGATCGCGTCGGCCCGGTTGCGGGCACCGGTCTTGCCGATCGCCGCCGACAGGTGGTTGCGGACCGTCCCCTCGGAAAGGTGCAACGCCCTGGCCAGGTCGGCGGCGCTGCCACCGCCGCGCGCCGTTCGCAGCACCTCGGTCTCCCGCTCGGTCAGCGGGCTGACCCCGGCGGCGAGGGTCTCCGCGGCCAGCGTCGGGTCGACCACCCGCAGGCCGGCGTGCACCCGGCGGACCGCGTCGGCGAGCTGCCGGGCTGGGGTGTCCTTGACCACGAAACCGCTCGCACCGGCCTCCATCGCCCGACGCAGGTAACCCGGTCGGCCGAAGGTGGTCACCACCAGCACCCGGCAGGTCGGCAGCGCGGCGCGCAACGCCGCGGTGGCGGCGATACCGTCCAGGCCGGGCATCTCCACGTCCAGCAGGGCGACGTCCGGGGAGCTGCTTCGAGCCTCGGGCACCACCTCGTCGCCCCGGCCGACCTCGGCGACCACTGTCAGGTCCTCCTCCAGCGAGAGCAGGGCGGCCAGCGCACCCCGGACCAGCGCCTGGTCGTCGGCGAGCAGCAGCCGGATCGGCGCGGACCCGCCGCTCACCGGGCCTCCCCCGGCGCGTGCACCCGCAGCAGAAACCCGTCACCCTCCGGACGACGACCAACTGTCACCACCGCGTCCAGCCGCAGCGCCCGCTCCCGCAGACCGACCAGCCCGTGCCCGCTCGCGTCGGGAGTGGACGGGCCACGACCGTCGTCACTGATCTCGACCCGATCCCTGTGCACCCGGATCACGCAGCACCGCGCCCCGCTGTGTCGGACCACGTTCGTCACCCCTTCCCGCACCGCCCAGCCGAACAACCGGTCCCACTCCTCCGGCAGCTCCGGCACCTCGGCCGACACGTCCGCCGCGATGCCCGCCGCGGCCAGCGCGGAGCGGGCGCCGGCCAGCTCCGCGGCGAGGCTGACCTCGCGGTACGCCCCGACCGTCTGTCGTACGTCGGCCAGCGCGGCCCGCGCCAGCGCCTCCACCTCGGCGATCTCGGCGGCGGCCCGCTCCCGGTCGACCTCGATCAGACGCCCGGCCAACTCGGCCTTGATCGCCACCACGGTGAGCGAGTGGCCCAGGATGTCGTGCAGGTCGCGGGCGGCGCGGGACCGCTCCTCGGCGACCGCGAGCCGGCCGATCTCCTGCTGGGCGGCCCGGAGTTCGCTGTTGCGCTGGGCCAGCCGGGACACCCCGAACATGGCGAACGAGGCGAGCAGCACCGCGAAGACGATGCCGTTCTCCGCCTCCCATCCCGGCACCAGCCAGGACGCCAGCACGGGGGTCACCGCGCAGACCAGCACGACGGCCAACGCCTCCCACGGCGGCAGCAGGAACACCGCCGCCGCGGCCACGTAGACCAGGGTGGCCAGCCAGTCCCCCTCGGTGCCGGGGAGGCTGGCCAGGCCCACCGCGAGCAGCAGCGCCAGCCCGGCCCGCGCCCGGCCAGCCGGGATCGGCAGCAGGGACTGGCGCAGCTTGCGGGCCCACTGGAACAGCAGCACGTAACCGATGCCGAAGACGACCAGGGCCACCACACCGAGGACCCGCCGCCACGGCTCCGGCTGGTGCAGCGCGGTGGCCAGCGGGACGTTGAGGAAGAACAGCCAGACGGCGGCCAGCAGCCAGCCGGTGACCCGCCAGTGGCGGCTCACCGGCCAGGGCTGCCCGGTCGAGAGGTCCATCGTGTTCACGCTAGTGGTCGCGGCCGGTCAGACCCGCGCGGTGTCCCGGCGGAACAACCGGGCCGCGCCGACGCCGAAGAGCAGCGCCCAGACGACGAGGTTCGCCACCGCCGCCATGCTCACCCCGTCGCCGGTCAGTGGGGCGCGGGCCAGCACGCCCATGCCGTACACCGGGGCGAACTTCGCGACCTGCTGGAGCACGTCCGGCAGCACCTCGACCGGGACGAACAGCCCGCCGAACATGGCCAGCACCGCCAGGACCGGGCCGATGATCTGCATGACGTTCTCGGCCGGCGCCAGGTAGCCGATGAAGAGACCGAACGCGGCGAAGACCAGCGAACCCACCCAGGCGGCGAGCCCGGACAGCAGCCAGACGTACGCCGGGACGCGGACGCCGGCCACGGCACCCACCAGGAACTCGATGACGACCGCGAGCAGACCGAGGCTCATCGCGGTGATCAGCTTGGTCGCCACGTACGCCGCCGGGCGTAGCGGGGTGAGCCGCAGTTGCCGGCTCCAACCCAGCGCCCGCTCGGTGGCCACCGCGCCACCGACACTTGTGGTCGCCACCATTGCCGCGTAGACGGCCAGGCTGATCATGACGTACGCCGTCACCGGCCGACCGTTGTCCAGTGACTGCCCGCCCTGCGGCAGGCCGAAGATGAGGAAGAAGACGCCCGGCATGATCAGCGTGAAGGCGAGGGTGCGACGGTTGCGCAGCACCCGGCGCAGCTCGATGAGCAGGGCGCCCGGGGCGAACCCGCCCAGCGCGGGCAGCCGACGGTCCGGCACTGTGGCACCGGCGCGGGTGGGGGTGGAGGTGGTCATCTCAGGCTCCGGTCTGCGCTGTGGTCAGGGCGAGGAAGGCGTCCTCGAGGTTGCGGGAGGTGATCTCGACGTCCCGGGCCGCGGTCCGGGTCAGCAGGTGCCGGGCGACCGCGTCCGAGTCCCCGGTCCGCACCAGCACGCTGTCGCCGCGCACCTCCACGGCATCCACGCCGGGCAGCGCGGCGAGCGCGGCCTGGTCGGCGCCGGGCAGGGTGGCCCGCACCGTACGGCCGGCGGCCAGGTTCTTGATCTCCGCGGTGGTGCCGTCGGCGACGATGCGCCCCTGCCGGACCAGCACGATCCGATCGGCGTACGCGTCCGCCTCGTCCAGGTAGTGGGTGGCGAAGATGACGGTCCGCCCGCGTCGGGCGTCGCGGCGCAGGGCCTGCCAGAAGTCCCGCCGCCCCTCGACGTCCATGCCGGTGGTCGGCTCGTCGAGCACCATCAGGTCCGGGTCGGGCAGCAGGGCCAACGCGAAGCGCAGTCGCTGCTGCTGACCGCCCGAGCAGCGTCCGACCACCCGGTCGGCGATGTCGGTGATACCGGCGCGCTCCAGCACCTCCGCCGCGGGACGGGTGTGCCGGTAGAAGTGCGCTGTCATCCGTACCGTCTCGCCCACTGTGAGGTCCTTGAGCAGCCCGCCGG comes from Micromonospora vinacea and encodes:
- a CDS encoding cytochrome c biogenesis CcdA family protein, which encodes MTATLLLALTAGMLGAVNPCGFALLPAYLSLLVAGSDTRGAVGRALTAAAGLTVGYVLVFGAFGLALAPLAGWLRPRLPWLTVALGVLLVLAGCWLLAGRRLPAPGWSARAPRLTRSWPSMALFGAAYALASLGCAIAPFLAIVVTSLQAGSTGQGLALFGAYALGMGLVVAVAALGVALLRDGLVARLRVAGALVPRLSGLVLLLAGGYVAWYGWYELRLAAGRRDALGDPVIQAASQVQHALANALDTIGPALLVAALAALLLAAALTRRRSHPRDLAVPVATKTAEPCITETETARSTG
- a CDS encoding L,D-transpeptidase family protein, with the translated sequence MPFDRKTPYRRRGVWVAAAIGVPALLVTALLVGQALTPSSTAPDDRNAVAADPTPSSVEQSPEESIPPAAPAPDGLPVVDYDPAPGGFPADPNAMDVTPLTDGAHPTRRIAAYDAPGGRPRAFLEPTIRGVELTMPIAQRRAGWTAVLLPSANRRLAWLPPGGFETVPLRDQIVVERKVHRLTWYRAGKAVRSWEVSLGQSGQETPLGRTFILGRTPPPEEVYGGVDIYALGSVPDDPESVPSGLRGAHIGVHTWLHDDELGENTTNGCIRLTRSGQRELLAEVRPGSSVVVVDELAAPPPTA
- a CDS encoding alpha-amylase, translating into MHRRRRGTALLALGLIASLLVPATVTAPPAVAAPSGGKKVIVQLFEWNWPSVASECQSTLGPKGYGYVQVSPPQEHVRGNQWWLAYQPVSYRIESRKGTRAQFQSMVNTCHAAGVKVIVDAVINHMSGQDNGGTGWASSSYSHYDYPGIYQTQDFHHCGRNGGDDIANYNDRYEVQNCELVNLSDLKTESDYVRTKIAAYLNDLLSLGVDGFRLDASKHMPAADIAAIRGKLSRSAYLVQEVIYGAGEPVQPTEYTGNGDVHEFRYGKDLARVFRSERLAYLRNFGEGWGHLPTGPASVFVDNHDTQRDSGGVLTYRDRGIYALANAFMLAWPYGSPTVMSSYTFSNRDAGPPSDGANKTLNTTCYSGWECEHRWPVIANMVGFRNATEGAGVANWYDNGNNHIAFSRSGKGFLTVNDEDAAVNGRSYYTGLPAGRYCDVIHGTYAGGTCSGPVITVDGSGWFAANVPAHDAVAIHIGARI
- a CDS encoding response regulator transcription factor, translated to MSGGSAPIRLLLADDQALVRGALAALLSLEEDLTVVAEVGRGDEVVPEARSSSPDVALLDVEMPGLDGIAATAALRAALPTCRVLVVTTFGRPGYLRRAMEAGASGFVVKDTPARQLADAVRRVHAGLRVVDPTLAAETLAAGVSPLTERETEVLRTARGGGSAADLARALHLSEGTVRNHLSAAIGKTGARNRADAIRVAEQNGWLLGE
- the serS gene encoding serine--tRNA ligase, coding for MLDMELIRKDREAVATALAKRLDPAEVTRALDEIQRLDQERRALITEIDAERQRRKAEARAYAQAKRAGEEPQAATPEAERKQLSELESQLDEVQARLRDAMSELPNLPSDDVVAGGKEANRVVKTFGEPPVIEKVRDHVELSRALGLVDYERGVKLGGSGFWMYTGVGARLEWALLNYFVDQHIKAGYEFLLPPHLLLDSAGFAAGQFPKFYDDVYHLDSASAPRGQFLLPTSETAILGAYQDEILETPKLPLKAFAYTPCYRRESAGSHSDERGTVRGHQFNKVEIFQFTLPEQADAALEEMLAHAESLVEGLGLHYQRTLLSAGDASASMKKTLDIEVWMPSTGKYKEVSSVSWAGDYQARRAAIRYREPGGKQTRFVHTLNGSALATSRLFPAILEQYQQADGSVLIPKVLQDRLGTDRLTPR
- a CDS encoding TlpA family protein disulfide reductase, whose protein sequence is MRIGMAWTGVGRLRRAATAGALVVALLGTAACTGTAPGGPAAAGSASAPTGAPPTPTAPPGAATSGPPAAQVPDVLRFTGTTLGGAAFDAAQLAGKPVVLWFWAPWCATCASQAWTVAEIAPRYRDTVPIVGVAGLGERKAMKEFVTEFDLGATPQIEDGKGALWKRFKVTEQSIFVIIDRSGTIVHQGFLDGEALTAKVAALAGA
- a CDS encoding sensor histidine kinase, coding for MDLSTGQPWPVSRHWRVTGWLLAAVWLFFLNVPLATALHQPEPWRRVLGVVALVVFGIGYVLLFQWARKLRQSLLPIPAGRARAGLALLLAVGLASLPGTEGDWLATLVYVAAAAVFLLPPWEALAVVLVCAVTPVLASWLVPGWEAENGIVFAVLLASFAMFGVSRLAQRNSELRAAQQEIGRLAVAEERSRAARDLHDILGHSLTVVAIKAELAGRLIEVDRERAAAEIAEVEALARAALADVRQTVGAYREVSLAAELAGARSALAAAGIAADVSAEVPELPEEWDRLFGWAVREGVTNVVRHSGARCCVIRVHRDRVEISDDGRGPSTPDASGHGLVGLRERALRLDAVVTVGRRPEGDGFLLRVHAPGEAR
- a CDS encoding NADH-quinone oxidoreductase subunit NuoF family protein, which encodes MRTAVPPVACVGEPRLTAGFAEYGRLDLLAHEEVHGPIGPMEPAQLLQLAEGMQLKGKGGAGFPFARKLRAVLESCERQDLAAVVVVNATEGEPASWKDKVLLTRAPHLILDGAALAAYALDADEIVIGVADDGVGRDSLMDALEERRMPVQTTIVTVPHRFISGEGGALVNGINGLPHIPPGTKKRSSDSGVSGLPTLLSNAETFAQLAIGARLGPYEYAALGTDDEPGTVLLTVTGAAGRPAVVECTAGMPLRDVLDLCEVPDVQGILMGGYHGKWITPEAAEKAEVSRKGLAAVGGTLGAGIIVPLGVDTCPLGEAAQVVRYLAGESAGQCGPCKMGLPDLARAVDLAVAGSQPADVVRAAAGEVKGRGACSHPDGTARFALSAIEVFAEDLRLHSTGDGCGRRVKGVMGLPGAPDANPQKLTLDWSRCDGHGLCAHVVPDFIRLDANGYPAFPATPVPTWLREGALKAVKVCPELALRLAKAE
- a CDS encoding ferric reductase-like transmembrane domain-containing protein, giving the protein MVRRRETIEEQMARAQQDKKAATVRTSASSRGVRTPSRSASALLIASLLTALWAAIMLTGAGQTAYAYGFFFTEFFAGVISLVALSLTVMLGLLATDRLVLRIPHRVLMQSAHRATGVLGVAGLGFHVLTKIATGRAAATDALVPFVGGRGLYIGLGTVAALLMVSVIWTGIIRARFADVGPKWLWRALHSTAYLAWPFAVFHGLNAGRAAAPWVMFSYLGCMLLVVLALLVRFSVTIGRRSREQHQAAVRNAVMVGRAEEAKTARSLLAGLGRRSKAADKRPAWAETTTATWAAPAARRDPERFTVPVVPEPGSLVEPTRPSRRRREEEPAARRDTERSSRSRRAEETTTSRSARRSVEDTGTFRRDEEELEPVTRRRGSRTRDEDVPTGRRRADEATAERSRRRSRSEDDGSRYSAPPQSTLDEAEEPWDSPRRWQAAEPISAGPISVEPISAGPVSSSPISSAPRSGSGRHSVEDDLPEEPDYWRPPARYMPDEVAPPVDDTPTLVDLASRRARRAAGEGKSKRRKASADAVDGAYWAGLRGEAK